From the genome of Leptotrichia sp. oral taxon 847:
TAAAAAATACTTTTTCAAACAGAGTTTTAGTTCCGTTTGGAGGACACACAGGACTTCTTTGGCATAACGACATGGCAAACTTGATGGTAGAAAAATTGGAGGAAGAATAAGATGACAAAATTTAATAAAAATAAAATTGTGATATTTGGAGCTGTTATTGCTGCTTGTGCAGTATCTTATGCAGACACTGACGAGCTTTATCCAGAAGTAAAAAATGTAGATACGGTCAGTTATTTAGATGAAGCAACAAAAGAAGCAAATGACGACATTTATATAGAATTTGTAGACGAAAAAGAAAATATTCCAGCTGAAAAGAATATGGAAAAATTTAAACTTACAAATTTAAAAAATAAAAACAAAAAAATTGACAAAAATAAATATATTATGTTTGAGCAAGATGACTATGGAGACTTAGCGACTAACATTGAAGGTTTGGACGACGAATACATAGTTTCCAGTAAAATTCTCGATTTAACTGGAGCGGGTGGCACAATAAACGATCCACTTGAGCCGTTTAATCGAAGAATGTACGCATTCAATACTCAATTTGACAAAAAAATTGCTTATCCAGCGTCAAGAATTTACGCAGCAATTGTTCCAAAACCTATAAGAACAGGAATTTCAAACTTCTTTGGAAACTTTAAGGAAATTCCAACTTTTGTAAACTCAATGCTACAGCTAAAACCAGGAAAGGCAGTAAATGCACTTGGAAGATTTGTTGTAAATTCAACTGTCGGAATCTTAGGGGTAACTGATGTTGCAACAAAAATGGGACTAAAAAAAGATTACGAAACAATGGGAGATACTCTTGGACATTATGGAGTTAGAAGTGGAGCTTATTTAGTTTTGCCAGCTTTAGGTCCAAGTAATATCAGAGATGGTATTGGAAGCGGAATAGACGGTGCTATGGAAGGTGCAGCTAGAGGTGTCGTTGAAGATAAGCTTTTCTTTGATACAGGTGTTTTTGACAAAACCACATATGGATTTACACGACCAGTAGTTACAGGACTTAATTTGCGTTCACTTGTAAATTTTAGATATGGAGATTTAAATTCGCCATTTGAATATGACTTAGTAAAAATATTTTATCAAAACTACAGAAAAGTTCAAATAAAAAAATAAATAAATAATAAATTATAAAGGGAGAAAAAGATGAGCTACATAAAAGATTGTGATATAGAAGTTTATAACGCTATAAAAGCGGAAGAAAAAAGACAGGAAGAAGGGATTGAACTAATCGCTTCTGAAAATTTTGTTTCAAAAGCTGTGATGGAAGCTGCGGGATCAGTTTTTACAAATAAATATGCAGAAGGCTATCCAGGAAAAAGATATTACGGAGGATGTGTAAATGTTGACATTGTTGAAACTTTAGCAATTGAAAGACTAAAAAAAATCTTTGGAGCAAAATTTGCAAATGTTCAGCCACATTCAGGTTCTCAAGCTAATATGGGAGTTTATGTCGGACTTTTAAATGCTGGGGATAAAATTTTGGGAATGGGACTTAGTTCTGGTGGACATTTGACTCATGGCTATAAAATTAATTTTTCTGGAAAAAATTATGTTGGGATTGAATACGGATTGGATCCAGAAACTGAATTAATTGATTATGATAAAGTACGTGAGATTGCGTTAAAGGAAAGACCTAGAATAATTGTTGCAGGAGCAAGTGCTTATTCAAGAATTATTGATTTTAAAAAGTTTAGAGAAATTGCTGACGAAGTTGGCGCTTACCTTATGGTGGACATGGCTCATATTGCGGGACTTGTTGCAGCTGGAGTTCATCCAAATCCAATGGAATACGCCGATGTTGTAACTTCTACAACTCACAAAACTCTAAAAGGGCCTCGTGGTGGAATTATTTTGACAAACAACGAAGAAATTGCAAAAAAAATCGATAAAACAATATTTCCAGGAATACAAGGTGGGCCTCTTGCTCACATTATTGCAGCAAAAGCTGTCGCTTTCAAAGAAGCACTGACTCCTGAATTTAAAGAATATCAAATTCAAGTAGCTAAAAATGCTAAAGTTTTGGCCGAAGAACTTACAAAAGGTGGACTTAGAATTGTGAGCGGTGGAACTGATAACCATTTGATGTTAGTTGATTTAAGACCGATGAAAGTTACTGGAAAATTGGCGGAAGAAAAATTGGAAAAAGCTGGGATAACTTGCAACAAAAACGCTATTCCAAACGACCCTGAAAAACCGTTTATCACAAGCGGTGTAAGACTTGGTACTCCGGCAATTACCGCTCGTGGATTTAAAGAGGAAGAAACTAAGCTTGTCGCAAAATTTATTTTAGAAGTGCTAAACAACATTGAAGATGAAAAAATTACTTCCAAAGTTAAAAATCAAGTTTTGGAATTGACTAAAAAATTTCCGCTTTACAAAAATAAATAAAAAATTTAAAAGGAGAAAAAAATCAAATTGAGAAATAATAATAGAAAAAATGATGAGATGCGGGAAGTTAAAGTTACAAAAAATTACATTATCCACCCTGAAGGTTCGGTCTTAATTGAATTTGGAAATACAAAAGTTATCTGTAATGCGACGATTGAAGAAAAAATCCCGAGATGGCTAAAAATGGATAATTCTTCCAAAGGGATTCACTCAGGCTGGATTACCGCTGAATACAGTATGCTTCCCCGTGCAACAAACACCCGTGTCCAAAGGGAATCAATAAAAGGAAAAGTTTCAGGAAGGACAATGGAAATCCAAAGACTTATCGGAAGATCTTTAAGAGCTGTAATTGACCTTGAAAAACTGGGAGACAGAACAATTATGGTCGACTGCGATGTCATTCAAGCTGATGGCGGTACAAGAACTGCTTCAATTACAGGAGCTTATCTAGCTGTGGAGCTTGCAATTGAAAAATTAATTGATGAAAATAAATTAAAAGAAATTCCAATAAAATCAAAAGTTGCCGCAATAAGTGTGGGAAAAGTTCGAAATGAGTTAATTTTAGATTTGGACTATGACGAAGATTCCGCAGCGGATGTCGATATGAACATTATCATGACTGATAAAGGTGAATTTGTGGAAATTCAAGGAACTGGTGAAGAAGCCACTTTTACTCAAGATGAACTCCTAAAATTCATTGAATTATCCAAAAACGCATTTAATAAATTATTTACTTTATAAAATTTATACCCACTTCTTTAAGTGGGTATAGTTGTGAACTACTCCCACTTGTAGAAGAGGGAGCTTCTTGGGAAGTATTTGTTTTTGCTAGCCAAATATATTTACCAAGCTCTTCGGGCAGTCCCTGCC
Proteins encoded in this window:
- a CDS encoding MlaA family lipoprotein, with translation MTKFNKNKIVIFGAVIAACAVSYADTDELYPEVKNVDTVSYLDEATKEANDDIYIEFVDEKENIPAEKNMEKFKLTNLKNKNKKIDKNKYIMFEQDDYGDLATNIEGLDDEYIVSSKILDLTGAGGTINDPLEPFNRRMYAFNTQFDKKIAYPASRIYAAIVPKPIRTGISNFFGNFKEIPTFVNSMLQLKPGKAVNALGRFVVNSTVGILGVTDVATKMGLKKDYETMGDTLGHYGVRSGAYLVLPALGPSNIRDGIGSGIDGAMEGAARGVVEDKLFFDTGVFDKTTYGFTRPVVTGLNLRSLVNFRYGDLNSPFEYDLVKIFYQNYRKVQIKK
- the glyA gene encoding serine hydroxymethyltransferase: MSYIKDCDIEVYNAIKAEEKRQEEGIELIASENFVSKAVMEAAGSVFTNKYAEGYPGKRYYGGCVNVDIVETLAIERLKKIFGAKFANVQPHSGSQANMGVYVGLLNAGDKILGMGLSSGGHLTHGYKINFSGKNYVGIEYGLDPETELIDYDKVREIALKERPRIIVAGASAYSRIIDFKKFREIADEVGAYLMVDMAHIAGLVAAGVHPNPMEYADVVTSTTHKTLKGPRGGIILTNNEEIAKKIDKTIFPGIQGGPLAHIIAAKAVAFKEALTPEFKEYQIQVAKNAKVLAEELTKGGLRIVSGGTDNHLMLVDLRPMKVTGKLAEEKLEKAGITCNKNAIPNDPEKPFITSGVRLGTPAITARGFKEEETKLVAKFILEVLNNIEDEKITSKVKNQVLELTKKFPLYKNK
- the rph gene encoding ribonuclease PH — protein: MRNNNRKNDEMREVKVTKNYIIHPEGSVLIEFGNTKVICNATIEEKIPRWLKMDNSSKGIHSGWITAEYSMLPRATNTRVQRESIKGKVSGRTMEIQRLIGRSLRAVIDLEKLGDRTIMVDCDVIQADGGTRTASITGAYLAVELAIEKLIDENKLKEIPIKSKVAAISVGKVRNELILDLDYDEDSAADVDMNIIMTDKGEFVEIQGTGEEATFTQDELLKFIELSKNAFNKLFTL